Within Haloterrigena turkmenica DSM 5511, the genomic segment AAGTGATCACGCGCTCGGGAGCGCTCTCGAGCGGTTGGGAGGTCTGTGTCGATATCGTCAAGGAATTTGTCGAGTGCTCGTAGGACCTCGAGGTCGGACTCGGGTGTAGGCGGCGTGTGATCACTGCTGGCAGTCGACTGGACAACGGGATCCTCGCCCTCTTCGTGTGATTCTGAGGCTGTTTCGGTGGCTGTCTCGTCAGTGGGTGTAGTTTCCATTGTCGATCACCGTCTGTCGGCTTCCGCTTCCTGCTCGGCTTCGATCGTCTCGATATCGAGGCCAGCCTGCCGAACGTGGACGACGTCCTGGGCGACGGGTGTCTCTGGTTCGGGTCGCGTTCTCCGGTTGTGGTACTCGTTCGAGCCGAGATAGTACTCGGCGGCAGCACGGGCGTAGCTGATGGGTCGTTGGCCAGCAGGGGAAACTAGCAGGGTGAGGATGCCGATGGCGAGTCCGATCCCGCCGGCACCCAGGAACAATGTCCCAGTGAAGCCGAGGCTTTGGGCGATACCCATGGCCAAGAACGGGACCACGAGAACCTCGCCAGCTTCTCGGGCGGTCAACCCGAAAACCAACTTCGTATTAACGACACGTCCTGCGATAGGGAATGTTTCCATAGGCAATATGTATGTCTTAGGGATATCTAGTTAAAAGTTACTTCCAATTTTGATGTTCCAATGGGAAGAGCATTTGAATGATATTACGGTCCCACCTACCTCTTGCTAGGCACGGTCTCAAGACCGTTGGTCTGGTTTGTCTGGGAGCGACATGTGGAGATCCTCGAGCGTAAGTTCGTCAGCGTCGCGTTCGGCGGCGCGCATCGCGGCGTCGTCGACAATTCCGACGATATCTGCGCTACTGAGTCCCTCTGTCTGCTCGGCCATCTTCCTGTATGCGTTGTTGTCAAGGTCCGTCGGCAGCTCGTCGAGCTGAACGCGGAAAATGGCCTCTCGAGCGTCGCGATCTGGAAGTCCGAGTTCGTACTGCTGATCAAAGCGACCCCGACGAGTGGCTGCCTCATCAAGGAGTTCAGCGCGGTTCGTGGCTGCGATTACAAGGTAATTCGGGTCATCAGCATCCAGATGGGCAAGGAACTCGTTGACTACCTGAGCGTGCTCGCGGTGAAGATTGTTGTCGCGCGACGCGAGGAGTGCGTCGATCTCGTCAATAAAGATGACGCATCGATCGAACTGTGCGGCCTCCGCAAACAGTTGGTTGACCTGCTCGGTGGACTCATTGACCCAGCGCGATTTGATATCGCCCGCCGAGAGCTCGAGATATGGGTGGCCGAGTTCGCCGGCGATGGCTCGAGCGAACAGCGTCTTACCTGTCCCTGGAGGACCGTAGAAGAGGATCCCGTTCGGTGGGGAGATGTTGAAGCGCTCGTAGGCGGCATCCAGCTGGGTCAATGGACGGATCACCGAGCGCTCAGCCTCTGTTTTGAGTGACTCCATCCCACCAACGTCCGCAAATCCTGTGTCGGGCGCAGACTGCCAGCCATATTGGAGTTGGGAGGGTACGGGTTGCTCTTGAGTCGCTCCATCGCTGGAGTGGGAAGTCTTCTTGTGTCTGGTCTCGGCTTTCTCTCTCTGGGCAGCCGCGTCCACTGCGTCTATCTGTTCCCCTTCTCCCGTCGAGTTTTTCTCTTCGATAGTTTCTGTGGCAGCTCCAATACCCACAGATAGCATCAGTGGAACACACGCAAGCCAACTGGTAACCATGTACCAAGAGCTTTCAAACAGAGAAGAAACCTGAAGCGGCGCAAGGATGCTTGCGAGGGTGGGCCAGCTAGTCTTCCAGGCAGGTAGGAACCACACTGCGGTCAATATCACTGTTCCAATGAACGTTCCAACCACCCAGATACGATCCGCATGTTCCTCCTCATCATAAAGAGGGTAGATACCAGCAGTCAAAAACTCTGCAGTAAACGAGGGAACCATCCAAATAGCAGGGATTGCAATTAACGCTACAATCGGATCGGAAAGATACGCACCAAGCCAAACGATTCCCAGTGGAGCAGCTACATAATTCGCAGAAAAGAGACTCAAAGAAATGCTGCCGACAACGACTTTCTTCAGGACACTCTTAGGTGAGGATGTTCTGTCCATCTTCCGTTAGTTATTGTTGTTGTCGTATTTGTTCAATGTCTGCTGACTCGATTCCGAGTCTGGCGATGTGTCGGCAGCGTTGTTGGTGGCTTCGACTGCCCCGTCGCTGGTTGATTGCCGAGTCGACGTGTCGATAACGGGGTTTTCCCGATAGCGTTCCAGCCCGGCCGCCGCCCACTCGGTCGGGGATTCGTGAAGATTTCGAGGTCCGTAGGAGACTCCAGCTTTCACGTCCGAAGCTGCGCGCTTTCCACCTTTTTTCGCACCAGAGCCTAATTTTTTGCCTACGCTGGCAGCACGTGGGGTTTTCGACGCGGCTGCACTCCCAACTGCTGCTTTCGTTTGGCCTACGCGTGATCCCACTCTGCTGGCAGCACTGCTCACCCTTCCACCTGTCTTTCTGTCGCCCCATCTGGCCCCTATCGCGCCTCCATACCTCGCCTGCTCCATCAGTGCAGTACGTCGCGATTTTCCACCCGATGGGCCCGTTGAAGAGGTCTGAACTTGAGACCTCGAGCTGCTCTTTGCACTTCGACCGAGGCCTCTCGGCGACATCCCCGCCATCATGGCTGCTTTCAGCCCGACGGCCGCGGGGGCGACTAGCCCGATCAGCCAGAAGAGCATTGCTTCGATAAGTTCGCCAAACTCTGCCTCAGTTACTTGCTCGCCCTGGACAGCGACATCCGAATACGCGCCGACGGCTGCCGCACCTGTTTGGAGTAGCCCTGCCATCACGATCCCTGCAAGCAGCATGTACGCTGTTGCTCGCAGGAGCGTTTTCGCGATCGACGAGCTGTGGCGGAGTGGGCCGAAATCCAGGTACAACATAGCCCCAAGAACAGGGAGTAAGATGAATGTCGCGTGGAAAAGGAACTCTCGGAACACAAAGACTCCGAGCGCGAACAGGATGCCTGCGACGGAGACCAAGTTGATTATGATCCCACCGATGATGGCCCCTGCGCCCAGCGAAGCTGCCCCTTCAAATCCAGCCTCGAGCACTTCGGGGCCGAACGCGTCACCGTAGTCGTCAGTGTAAATGTGTAGGATTATCGCGTTTGTCAGAAGGAGACCAAAGTGCATAATCTGACGGCCAACGGCGACAAAGATGATTACTTTCAACGTCTTCCAGACCAGCATGAAGTTCGTCACTTCCCGCTGATCGGAGAACGGAGCAGAGGCGACCCCGGCCATGAAGACGATCACCAGCAGTTGAGGGAAAATTGCCAGATTGTGCTCGAAGGCACCCTGCATTGCCGGATCATTGTAGGGACTATCAAAGATGATGAACGACTCCATTCCGCCAGCAACGAGGGTGGTGATGAACCCCAGGATCCCAGTCAAAATGTAGATGAAGAAGTCGGCGATCCAATCGCTGACGAACGCGACGATGATGGTGGGATCACCACCTAGAAGGACGGCGAGGCTCTTCTGGGCCGACCCCAGTATCGTGGGGTCGACGCTTTCTGTGATGCCTTTGATCGGAACGGACAGTCTGGGAATGGTCATTGATTTGTCGGGGTCTCTGTTGTGGCCGTCAGCACGGAAGCTGTGGAGTGGGTGTGTACCCACACTGTACTGAATCGAGTTCGAACGGTCATTTGTTTGCACTCCTCATGTACGCGAACGGAATGTACAAAATCACGAAGGCAATGATCGAGACGAACGCTCCAGTGAAGCTCATCAGTAGCTGGTAAATGTTGAACGCCTCTGGCTGGAATGTGGCCTGCGTCTCAACTGGACTGTAGTACACCTCCTCCGCTGGATCGGTCTCGCCCGTGAACGAAGCCCTCACGTAGAGGTTACTCCGTTCGACGACTGCGGTTCCGTCCGAGTCGGTCGTAACCTGTCCTTGGGCAGCACCGTGGAGCCAGAGTGTCTTGTTGCCAAGCGCCTCGCCGGTATCTTCCTCGAAAAGGTGGAACTCTGTGTGCGTGTCGTTGAGGGTCTCTGTCTCGAGCTGAGTGGCGCGCTCTTGGACAGTCTGTGTCGATACCGGTATTGGATCGCCGTGGATGTCGCGAACCTCTGTGATCGGCTGCTCTGCGTTTGTAATGGTGAGCGTATTATGTCCACGCGGTTCGACCGAGGCGAGATTGACGTCCTCATCGAGTGGTGCTGGCTCGGATGCGAAGCTGAAGCTGTTCGAACTAGCTAGTTCTGGTGGGTTCGCGAGGTTGGTTGGTTCTCCCTCAAGCGTGGGGTCATCTCGCTGTGCGGCGAGTTGCTTCTCGAGGATGTTCGGGAACGGAACGGTCTCCTGCTGGGTCGCTGGCGCTGGTAGTTGTTGCTCGAGCGTCTCATTCACTGTCGACACTCCCGACGATGCGTCGTTGAGCACTGGTACCGTCGCGTTGGACTCGGTTTGATCCGGCGAGATCGGTAGCTCATCACCTGGCCGATGACCCCGCGTGGCATTCTCGTACTGGCGCTGTGAGTAGACGCCCCAGATATTCTCGATCTTGCCGGCGCCTCCTTCGAACGTCGCAGTACTCCAGAGCCGACGGTCATGGAGCGTCTCCGGGCCATCGAACTCGAGGATGAGCCGGTCGATACCGTCGTCTGATTCGATTATCGTCTGCTCGATCGACAGTTCTTGGTTCGTCGTGACGACAACGGGAGCCTCGTCTTGAACCGTGTGGGTGAGTTCGAGCGTCTCATTGTCAGTTGTATTCGACAGCACCCAGTCAGTCCCCTCACGGACGTAGGTGGTCTCCTGGACTGCAAGCCTCGAGGTAATGGACGCTTCCACCTCTAGCGTTGTCGGCTCGGTTGCATTCGCGCCAGAGTAGGTAAGCTGGTGGGGTGTTTCTGGGTCGCCACTCCAGGATTGGGACCCAATCTCGAGTGTCCGGTCAGTTTCTTGATCGAGAAGTGTGACGTTGAGGCAGGTCCGGGTCTGGTCGGTCGTGACGCAGGTCCCCTCCGGGATGCGAGTTGAATAATCAAGGTGGGTAAGGACCGTTCCGTCACGCGGTACCAACAATAACTCACCTTCATTCCTGTACTGGTCTCCTGCGTCCGACTCGAGACGGGTTTGTGTCCCCTCTGCTGTCCCAAGGATCGTTACGTGAGCATCCGTAACGAGCGTACCATTCGATCGTTGTGAGTCGGGAAGCCAGAGACTCGTCGACTCGTTGCGCTTGATCGACTGAAGTTGCTCAAGCCGGTGCTCACGCAGTGTCTGCTGGTCCGGGCCGACCTGATATGGAGGTTGGGTCGTCGAATAGTGGAAATCGCGTATTTGACTCAGCTCCGCTACTGAGATATTTTCTACTTCGTCGACGTCCTCGAGGTCTGGGAGCACGAACGGTGGGACTGAGCCAGCCTCGGGATCGGGGTCGTCAGAGATGAAGACGTCTGTGTCGTTGGCACCGGTGTCTGTGTCGGTGGCCGTGGTCTCTGTGGCGGATATCGTCGTTGTACCGCCAACTGCGAGTATCAGGAGGACACCGAGCAGCAGTACGATCGACAATTGCCGGCCAGCCATTTGTGGGATATGGGTGTGGAAAGGGATCGATTGGAAGGGGTGAACGTGGCTCCTGTTGGATGTACTACTTAGAAGGCGATCCAGGGAGTGATCATTCCTGGAGCGAGGTTTTCGAAGAGCGTCACGAATACGTTATAGCTAACTGAGAGGACGATCATCCCAGCGCCGCCCCACATACCTCGCCAACCCCACTGGGCACGGTCGGCATGTTTGCGGGAGACGAACCAGGCAGCGGCACCAACGAGAAAGACGATGACACCGATCTGGCCGAGTGTTGTTGCGACGAATGACTCAATCTCCGACAAGGAATTGTTAATCTCGCTCTCCTGGGCAGCAGCTATTCCAGTAGTTGCAATGAATGCGAACAGGGCAATCAGGACCTTGGTTCCTTTCATTTTGCGTACCATGCTCGGACATCTTATCTACTAGTATTTATATTTAATTCTGTGCATAAAGATAGATACAAGTAGAACGATCACTGTATATAGTCACAGGCAATTGCCCATGCTCCGAGGATGACTGGCGGCCATACGATCACTCCGATGAGTGCGAGTTCGGGACTCCATCCAAAGTCGGTCCAGGCAAACGCCGTCATCACAGCGGCCACGAATCCCAGTACACTCGTGACGAGGAGTGGTTTCGAGACGACTACCACACTTGCCAGGAGCGTCGCTCCTACTAGGAGGGCAGCCTCGATCTCCATTGCCATCGGGGCATATCCTGCGGAAAGAGCGATCACCCGAACAACAAGGATGGCCCACAGAGCGATTGCCAGCGCAACAAAAATCCCGCGTGCAGTCGCTCGCAGTGACCCAACCGTATACACGTGCGGACCATCACCGACCCAGTCGCCAGTAAAGATATCGTGATCGTGTTGGTTCTGGTGGCATGGTTCACACAGCGTTTCCAGATTCGACAGCCGGTTCGAGCCACCCTCTGACAACGGAACGATGTGGTGGGCGTGGAGCCGAACCCCCTCGTTACCCGCATGCGGACCGCTTTGTCGACCGCACGATTGGCACGTCCAGTTGTCGTGTCGGTAGACCGTCTTTCGACGGGCTTCCCAGTCTGGCGGACGATTCCCCGAATATGTGTCTGGATCGTCGTAGCGTGAGTTGATCTGCCTCTCAAGTGTGCTCATTCGATATCGATCCTCGTTTTTAACTTAGTAATGATATCCTATCCGAACATATATAGATACTTGGATGAAATGAAAGTGCGTTCGTGAGTGAGCAATACAGGAAGAAAGACCGTAATTTCGACGGGAAGCCTCCAAACGGGACCATTCCGTGGACAGATGAAGTCCTCCAAAGAATCTCTCGAACGGTCCTTGGATTAGACCGACGACGGACCGATCAAGCGGTATGTGAACAAGTAGCAGTACGTTGCTTACAACCGTGTTCTGGCTGGATGACTGTGTTAGTGTTTGATGGTAGTGGGCTCACGGCCGTTCGTTGATCCGGGAGACATCGCTACCCGAGGGCCCAAACTGTCTCCGATTGGTCGTTCATC encodes:
- a CDS encoding ATP-binding protein; this translates as MDRTSSPKSVLKKVVVGSISLSLFSANYVAAPLGIVWLGAYLSDPIVALIAIPAIWMVPSFTAEFLTAGIYPLYDEEEHADRIWVVGTFIGTVILTAVWFLPAWKTSWPTLASILAPLQVSSLFESSWYMVTSWLACVPLMLSVGIGAATETIEEKNSTGEGEQIDAVDAAAQREKAETRHKKTSHSSDGATQEQPVPSQLQYGWQSAPDTGFADVGGMESLKTEAERSVIRPLTQLDAAYERFNISPPNGILFYGPPGTGKTLFARAIAGELGHPYLELSAGDIKSRWVNESTEQVNQLFAEAAQFDRCVIFIDEIDALLASRDNNLHREHAQVVNEFLAHLDADDPNYLVIAATNRAELLDEAATRRGRFDQQYELGLPDRDAREAIFRVQLDELPTDLDNNAYRKMAEQTEGLSSADIVGIVDDAAMRAAERDADELTLEDLHMSLPDKPDQRS